The region GCTTTGCAGCGGGATCAGAGCAAGCACGGACGCACAGTCTTGCCtacttatttttactattttgcCCTCCTCGTTACTTGTACATAATAATCTTCTCGCTTTTCTTACTTTCCTGAACCTTCTTAAAGGTTAATATCGtaaatgaagtttttttttatattcatttattgTCTTAACGGGTCGTGTTTGAGAAGCTGAGAACCCGATAAGGAGGACCCTACTTGCCACACATCCAACCGTCGTGTGTAACTAACTGCTCCTGCTTTCCAACcgtaagagagagagagagggagcgGGGCCCACTGAGATAAGGTGGGCCCGAATAGGCACTAATGGGCTCAAAGCCCAAGATGCTGACGTCTAGGCCCAAGTTGTTGTCCTTTGACTGGTATCTTTGAAGCCCGTGGGCCCCACGATATAGGGCTATCGGTGGGCCTCCCTCGCCTGCTATGCTTGTCTTTGCCCGCCCCTCCCCTGTTCCAATGTTCCGCCGGTCTACCACCCTCCCCCCTATCCTTTCCTATTCTCTCACCTCACCTCACCTCACCTCGTTGGTGTTGACTAGTGAGTACTGACTTCATgaattttgagttttaattaatcaaataaatatataatattattttttattttttaaaattggatttctatttaaagatatttttgttatgaaagTAGAATATTGTACTCACTCCAGACCACATACCACACggcaccagcaccagcaccagcaacAGCACCAGCACCATTGATAGAATGAATGTTATTGATGTGGTTGCCGTTGCCACTCTTTTTCAGTGGTTGGCCCAGAGGATTATTGTGACACATATTGAGtagataaagaaaaagcaaagaaaatataatatatatatatataaaaataaaaatacagaaGCTGCTCTAACATGAATAGGAACATGAATAGAAACATGAACAGGAAAAGTAAGGAGTCATGCTGGTGGAGAGGAAGTAGGACAAACATAAGTAGCTGATAAGATGCTGAAttacattatattttatcattttgcATAGTGGGTGGTTGGTTGTCATTTAGGAAACAACTCAAGCCAAGCCCTGTAACTTAATGTAAGCCATGACATAGAGAAAATAAGAGAGACCAAGAGAGAGCCagcaaaataagagaaatagagTAAATAAACTACATTCCGAAGCTTGGATAGGCTAGTCCTAGCTATCATATGAATACACAGACCCAatgaaggaaggagaagaagaagaagaagaagaataagactAACTAGGTTTAAGAACGAAGTAGGCTCCTGATAATCTCTGCCTGAGCACTGTTGGTGTCCATAGTGGCCATGAGGCCTGAAAGCCTGTCACTAAGGTCATCAACCTCCCTGTGCAAACTCTTGATGTAGTTGCATGTCTCTTTGAGTAACTTTGATGCAGATGcctgcattatatatatatatttatttatttatatattcagtGAACATGATagatacaaattaaattaagtttAGTTAACATGCATACAGTtctcaaagagaaggagaaagagagagtAATGTGGGTAGCTAGGTATGTAGGTGACTCACTCTCCCTGCACCTCGGCGCCTGGTCTCTGGTAACAAAGACTGGAGCTTGGAGATAAGCTCATTGATCTCTTCCTCTGTGATATCCCTGCTCCTCCTGCTAGACATTGTTGTCACTTCTctacttctcttcttctcttctctctaaGAATTTTTTGGGACCAAAAGGGAGTGGAGATGAGGAGAAAAGGGTGAGAGGGACAAGGAGGGAGTGGGAGAGGACTTTATAGCAGAGGTTGGCCTTATGAAAGCTAAAGGCTACTAGGACAACTTATATTAAGTATGACCTAGGTCCTACTTGTCTCCCAAACAAACCCTTCTTCTTTCTATTGTGGGCCCTTTTCTTTTGGCCCATGGGCTCCCGTCCCCATCTCTTACTTCAAATTAatctcatttaaaaataaaaatttaaaattaaatactatTTACGTAGTTGTAGTTCTCTCATAAGAAAATGCTTGCTTTGTCTTTCTCGCGACATGTGACTTGATGTCTTGTTTTCTGGAGACCTAACCTTCTAATAATATACATGTACTATTaatatattcttctttttttctttttaataatttttaaattttaataaataagatttaTGTTTGTTAGTCATTGCGGTGAAAATTGGTTTGTTTGAGTCACACAACATACTTTTCATTATTATGTCTCagctatatattataaaaaagttaaacttataatttttgtatgaGAGCCAAATGCTTTAACCTttgagtttatatattttaaaaattagcgAGTCAAAAAATCACAATAGAATATAGACTTTAGAAAATAGCATACAAGATATGAAAATTAAGAATTAGCAACTACTACAGATGAGTAGTAGTGTAATTAACTCTTAtacagaaaattaaaattttattaagaatTTACGATGCATGTTATATTGTgttgtgtttatttgaaaaaaaaaaaaaaaaaacttgagggATAAAAACATGATATgccaattattaaattaatcagATAAAAACTGATGAAATCAGTTAGGATATAAGGATGTATTTTTACAGGGTATAGggagtatataaatatagtctCCTATGTCCTACAAGCGACACATGGTGGGCCCGAATACGGCGGGCGAAATCCGACGTGGACGTATGGCGGCCACATGTCGGGCAATGGAGTCGTCCACTTGGGACCATGGGGTACGGCCACGTGACCATCAAATGGTGCGGCGGTGACTAATGGGCCCCCTATCTTGTCCAATACGGGCCCAGACAGCATGGCCCATGGGCCTTTATTACCATCATGTGATCTCACTGTTTACGAGGCAACTCAACCACCCACGTTGTGTTTATCTCCCCCTCCTCCCCCTTTGCATTGTTTCATATATctcattaaatttaatattattattatcatttttattttattttttctttaatgaccATTGACTATATACAagcatgtatatacatatatatttttcactatatttttttatataaaaaaattgagaaataataataataaaaaagtaaagtaaaagtaaaaagaagaagaagagggaaaatgccaaaagaagaagatggtggGGAGGAGAACATGTGAGGTTGCTACAACAAGGAACCCACATGGAGGCTGTGAACCCCATGTTTAGATGTGAATGGGAATGGATCCCAAATTAAAGAGGGACAAGCTGCGTGACTTTCTCCATTGCTTCTTCCCATTTATCCCATGTGAAAAAgtcctttctctttctctctctctctctttatcaattcttcttttaattaagtttccaattctcttaaatattttaaataaattttgaggtTTATATATTCTTTgggttgtgtttttttttatttttattttttgtgaactgaaatataataattaaattatttctaataactaacaattatattaaacatgAAGGCCAAAATCCAAAACAAAGACACCTAGATTAAGTGCATGAAGTCTCTACCACTGTTTTAACATGGTAGACAACCACATGATGTTGCACTACTCCCATGTTTCTCTAGCTAGGTGTGCATGAGCCTATAGTTTCCGCCCAAATTTTCTTcgaatttaattctaaatatataaatcaatcaaacaagtacCACTTGCCATTCCAATCCCTATCATCAAGCCTTTTTTTATGGAACTcttctttagttttatttattttttttttaaatgaaaaaaaactaacatTGCACATTTATTTTACTAGTGTTCAGAGCTTATATAGATAAAATTCCATATATAACCGTTTTTGAATATATCAACCCAATGGATAACATGAATAATAGATttacattgatatatatatatatatatataataaaagaaaaaaaaaattttaaaaaaaaaaaaatggtggggCGAGAGAAAACTTAATTCATGACTCTGGACTCACTTTGCATGGCTTGCCTCCCATGCATTCCACACTCACACGTGCTTATGTTCTTCCCTTCTTATAAATTCCAATCCTCACATCCAATGAATTCACCCtcgttatttaattatttcaccaCTTAATTTAATCTCCTCtttaagattaaaaattaaattaaattaaaaaaacaattttcatttttttttaaaaaaagacaatatTCTAAAAACTCTACAGTACATTAACTTAAAACatagtaattaattattcatgACAAATATGAATACGCAAGTACTAAGATCGAAAATGAGTCAATGATGTTCACTATCACATCAAGAAGAAACGAGACGACATCGTCTAATATGAGACAACTAGGTCGGACCAAGATTGTGATTGGTGCTAACCCAAGTTGTGAACACAACTAACTTTGTACCATGATCAACCACCATAGGCAGAGAATAACCTAATTGTCTCATCTTGAACATAAATCCAACATCCTCACTAGAGATCTAGAAACATGGTGGTTAGGCCATCTTGTTGAGAGATGCACCATTTTGTTTCTGTTTGGAACTATCATGCATGCATTCATGATGCCTTTTGAGCCTATTTTGATCCTTTCCTTGAATTCACtgagtaaaaataaaaacattcatcatatttttcatcttgttcatataattaatacatatatatcatgtgATGATATATCAAAAAGGGAAAACCGGCTCGTCCCTTTCGGTGAATTGCATTAAATAATTAGCTTTAGTTTGTAATCAGTTATTTCCACAGGCTTTCTGTGATCATCAAgctatttaattaattagatcaAATGGaggtatttttttagaaataaataaatacatacataaatagTTTGAGAAAGCAAGTAATGTAGTACGCATTTAGAATTGCAGTTAAAACCatacatttatgtttaaataataaagccatataattaattaagacaAAATATATTGTTTGGATTTGCTAATTAAGTACAATATTTCTAATGCTATGGTATTATAATGTGTGTACTTTTTAGCTGGCTGTTCTTGTGATTGATTGATTTAGATTGTTAACAGCTATATGTGTGCATATACCTGCTCataaactaaaaaagaaaaagaaaaaataatataatataatataatattatattatagtaATAAAGTTCTTAATTAGATTAAACTAAACAACATTCTATGTAGGTTTTGCAAATAGTTTGGTGAGGGTGATGTGCTTTAAAGGCATAACTGCAGACACACAACTAAATCTCAGTATCCATCAAGACCTAACTACCAATGCATTATGCATGCATAAATATATggatatattgaaatatatgcatatatacaaatatatcactctaaaaaaaagctttttagGTTATAATCACTAGAGAGGAGAAATGTTGAGTTTGAAAGGCAAGGTTATAATATAAAGGTCATGCATGGCCTACAAAGTCCTCTCCATGTGATGGTTGTCTAAATGTTGTCCAAGCATAGAGTCCTTTCCTAGTCACTCCCAATTATTTGAACAACTTAAGGATGCATTGAAATTACCATACAAGTTTAGTCAAATGGATTAGACAATGATGATTGTAAAGTGGTCCATTTGAACTCATTTGGAGCAGACAATGCACTTTAAACATGAATAGAGTCTAGTCCACAACAAACTCATATGCCACTGCACACAACTTCatacagaaataaaaaacacaagattgATCAACCAAGTTGTGCAATTTGGAGGTCCAGGAGCAGCTCCTTTCAGAAATCTTCACTCAGGACCAGTTCTTGGATCTTGTGGtcctgtttatatatataaactcaaaatacataattaaatacaaatatatatatatatatatacaccttaCATTTAATTTGGAGAACAAGAATATCATCatggatttaattaatttgatcaattcCACAAACTCATTAAAATGATGCACCGTAAGTGTGTCAAtatcaaaccaaaacaaaagacaCAGACATTGTCTCAAGCTGTCGGTCCCCGGGATCTTTACGTCGGTCGGCCTTTAGCGCCGACAGGTTGTGGGCCTGGTTGTCGCCGTTGCATTAGCTGGTACTCTCTATATGCTTCTGTCTTAATTTTGTCCAATCTTTAAGCTTCTCCCTCTCTTACATTCTCATCTCCTCTATACCCCCTTGACGATATTTTATCGATATATTTCTATCCATGCAATTAATTGTTTAGCATAAGCATGCATGTCTTTAATTAGcagccatgcatgcatgttttctTAATTAGCTTGACtataatcaataatatatatagtatgtttatGTCTTTAATAACAGTAACCAATatacacaaacatatatatacatgatatcTTAACATGTCAGCATGTGTTTTAGGTACTTCACCAAGAATGATATGCTTGAATATAATGTGTTTGTGTCTTTGCCAACAGTCTACTagattttgtatatatatacacacactgaCACAAGTATGTACTGTTGTTTAGCATGTC is a window of Dioscorea cayenensis subsp. rotundata cultivar TDr96_F1 chromosome 5, TDr96_F1_v2_PseudoChromosome.rev07_lg8_w22 25.fasta, whole genome shotgun sequence DNA encoding:
- the LOC120261972 gene encoding transcription factor ILI5-like, whose amino-acid sequence is MSSRRSRDITEEEINELISKLQSLLPETRRRGAGRASASKLLKETCNYIKSLHREVDDLSDRLSGLMATMDTNSAQAEIIRSLLRS